The following coding sequences are from one Pelmatolapia mariae isolate MD_Pm_ZW linkage group LG4, Pm_UMD_F_2, whole genome shotgun sequence window:
- the sox9a gene encoding transcription factor SOX-9a, translating into MNLLDPYLKMTEEQEKCHSDAPSPSMSEDSAGSPCPSGSGSDTENTRPSDNHLLMGQDYKKETEEEKFPVCIRDAVSQVLKGYDWTLVPMPVRVNGSSKSKPHVKRPMNAFMVWAQAARRKLADQYPHLHNAELSKTLGKLWRLLNEVEKRPFVEEAERLRVQHKKDHPDYKYQPRRRKSVKNGQSEPEDNDQTHISPNAIFKALQQADSPASSMGEVHSPGEHSGQSQGPPTPPTTPKTDLPSSKADLKREGRPMQEGTSRQLNIDFGAVDIGELSTDVISNIGSFDVDEFDQYLPPHSHAGVNGAAQAGYSSGYPINSSSVGQPASVGAHAWMSKQQQQQQQLSLTTLGGGGEQSQQGQQRTTQIKTEQLSPSHYNEQQGSPQHVTYGSFNLQHYSTNSYPSITRSQYDYSDHQSGANSYYSHAAGQGSSLYSTFSYMSPSQRPMYTPIADTTGVPSVPQTHSPQHWEQPIYTQLSRP; encoded by the exons ATGAATCTCCTCGACCCTTACCTGAAGATGACAGAAGAACAGGAGAAGTGTCACTCTGACGCTCCCAGCCCAAGCATGTCTGAGGACTCCGCGGGCTCGCCTTGTCCGTCCGGGTCGGGTTCGGACACTGAAAACACTCGTCCGTCCGACAACCACCTCCTCATGGGTCAAGACTACAAGAAGGAAACCGAAGAGGAAAAGTTTCCCGTGTGTATCAGAGACGCGGTGTCTCAGGTGTTGAAGGGTTACGACTGGACGCTCGTGCCTATGCCGGTGCGCGTCAACGGCTCGAGTAAAAGCAAACCCCACGTCAAAAGACCCATGAACGCGTTCATGGTGTGGGCTCAAGCTGCACGGAGAAAGCTGGCCGATCAATACCCACACCTGCACAACGCAGAACTCAGCAAAACCCTGGGCAAACTTTGGAG ATTGCTCAATGAGGTAGAGAAGCGCCCGTTTGTGGAGGAGGCTGAGCGTTTGCGAGTGCAACATAAGAAGGATCACCCCGATTACAAATATCAGCCAAGGCGGAGAAAGTCTGTCAAGAACGGGCAAAGCGAACCGGAGGACAACGACCAAACTCATATCTCTCCAAATGCCATTTTCAAGGCGTTGCAGCAGGCCGACTCTCCGGCTTCAAGTATGGGCGAGGTGCACTCTCCGGGAGAGCACTCAG GTCAGTCACAGGGTCCACCAACACCCCCAACCACCCCGAAGACAGACCTTCCTTCCAGCAAAGCTGATCTGAAACGTGAGGGGCGGCCCATGCAGGAGGGCACTAGCCGCCAGCTCAACATTGATTTTGGAGCTGTGGACATCGGTGAGCTGAGCACTGATGTCATCTCCAATATAGGAAGCTTCGATGTTGATGAGTTTGATCAGTACCTGCCACCACACAGCCATGCTGGGGTGAATGGTGCAGCGCAGGCTGGCTACAGCAGCGGCTACCCTATCAACAGCTCCTCTGTCGGCCAGCCAGCCAGTGTTGGAGCCCACGCCTGGATGtccaagcagcagcagcaacaacagcagctcTCTCTGACCACTCTGGGTGGAGGAGGAGAGCAAAGCCAGCAGGGTCAACAGAGAACCACCCAGATTAAGACGGAGCAGCTGAGCCCCAGCCACTACAATGAGCAGCAGGGCTCCCCACAGCATGTCACCTATGGGTCCTTCAACCTCCAGCACTACAGCACCAATTCTTACCCCTCCATCACCAGATCACAATATGACTATTCAGACCACCAAAGTGGTGCCAACTCCTACTACAGTCACGCAGCTGGCCAAGGCTCAAGCTTGTACTCCACCTTTAGCTACATGAGCCCCAGCCAGAGGCCGATGTACACCCCAATTGCTGACACCACCGGGGTGCCCTCTGTGCCGCAGACCCACAGTCCGCAGCACTGGGAGCAGCCCATTTACACACAACTTTCCAGGCCCTGA